TGCAGGAAAACCTTCTGAGATTTCACAGCAGTTTTCCAACATCACCTTCATGGTCACGGTTTGGAGcggtgatggtgtgtgttgatGTGGAGGACAGAGAGACATCTCGCTCCATTCAGCAACGCTGGAACAAAAGCAGATTCTCTACGATCAACCACTTCACGCCAAAACACTCCGCaccactttgtttacatctgagACACTGAATCATGGAGGAATCCACCTTTAAATGCAGACAGTGTTTTGACTGAAAACTCAATCTGAAATGACTCCCCGCTCCTTATTAAGTGGGCAAACTTTTGGATGTTATCATACTGCACTCAAACAATACACAGTGTGTCCTGTAGGGGGCACTGCTAGTCATGGCTTGATCCCAAATGGCTCAACGGTGGGTCTGTAATTCACTGTCAGTGCAGAAAGCCTTTATTTCAAGACCTAGGGCACTAAATAGGAAGTAGGGAGCCTTTTGAGATTTAGACAAAATCTTAGACAGAAAGAAGGAGGAATATTATTCACAGAATGGAATGGAAACAGGAACCGAATCCAGTGTAAAAACTCGGTATAAACGGTGGCCGATCGTTTTATTTCATCGTTCTAATCGTTAAACTGGTATTAAATGTGTTTCAGTGGCTGCTCTTTGAACTGGTCTTTGATCAGAAAAGTTGTTGTTGCTGGAACtcacaaagaaaatgaaaaagccaaaataaacacatttctctATAAGGGTCTAGTTTTATGGAAAAAACATCACATTTATCTTTCGATTAACGTTTTTATCCCCAGTCATTTTGCTCTTGGGGGACAAGGAGGGAGTGGTGACGTGGCCGAAGTCTGTAATAGCGTTTGTATACGTGATATATCCTGGATATTATAAATCacacattataataatattaaataatgcaTATTAATGATAAATTAAGTGATTTATTGAAAAACAAGAGAAGGCAATGTTTTCACCTGTTTTTCAGTTCATtctgtgtaaaatattatttgacTTTACTTCCTTTCCACCCCTGCCCCCTACGAGGACAGGCCCCGCCCCCGGGCCTAAGCAGCGACCTCATTGGTCGGTGGTCCTCTCGAGGCTGTCAATGACCCTGCTGAGGCGGATGTTGAGGAGGCGGATCTGAGTGTCCAGGTGATCGATCTTCTCCTCCAGGGAGCTGGGGCCTGATTTGCGCCAGTAGGCTCCCACGGGGCCAGTCATGAAATACACCGCCATGACCAGGCAGAGGGGCAGAATAGCCCTCTCTGGGTCACCCTCGAACTTCTGCAGGATGTAGAGGCAGGACAGGGCGAAGAGGGACACCCGAGCCAGCCAGAAAAACCTCCCGAATATGATGTGGAGCAGGTAGAAAAATCCCCCCAGGAACAGGGACAGAACCCAGTACAACACCAGCACAGCCGCCACCAGCACCAGAGCTCGAGCAGGGGAACTGGACACAGACGCCGGGCTGAAATACTGAGTCAAGTTTGAGGCTGGAGGAGTGAGAGATGGCAGGGGGAGAGAGTggtgacagagagggagagagagagagagagagagagagagagaaagagaaggaaagggGTAATTAGATAATTAGCTCAAAccagagaaacagacacagagacctAATTAATCAAACCCATAAActgtccatccattatctgtaacccttatccagttcagggtcacggtgggtccagagcctacctggaatcattgggcgcaagtcaggaatacaccctggagggggcgccagtccttcacaaggcaacacacccattcacacattcactcacacactcacacctacggacacttttttgagtcaccaatcacctaccaacatgtgtttttggagtgtgggaggaaaccggagcacccggaggaaacccacgcagacacagggagaacacaccacactcctcacagacagtcacccggaggaaacccacaaagacacagggagaacacaccacactcctcacagacagtcacccggaggaaacccacacagacacagagagaacacaccacactcctcacagacagtcacccggaggaaacccacaaagacacagggagaacacacaacactcctcacagacagtcacccggaggaaacccacaaagacacagagagaacacaccacactcctcacagacagtcacccggaggaaacccacgcagacacagagagaacacaccacactcctcacagacagtcaccaggaggaaacccacgcagacacagagagaacacaccacactcctcacagacagtcacccggaggaaacccacaaagacacagggagaacacaccacactcctcacagacaatcacccggaggaaacccacgcagacacagggagaacacaccacactcctcacagacagtcacccggaggaaacccacacagacacagagagaacacaccacactcctcacagacagtcacccggaggaaacccacaaagacacagggagaacacaacacactcctcacagacagtcacccggaggaaacccacgcagacacagggagaacacacgacactcctcacagatagtcaccaggaggaaacccacacagacacagggagaacacaccacactcctcacagacagtcacccggaggaaacccacaaagacacagggagaacacaccacactcctcacagacagtcacccggaggaaacccacacagacacagggagaacataccacactcctcacagacagtcacccggaggaaacccacaaagacacagggagaacacaccacactcctcacagacagtcacccagagaaaacccacgcagacacagagagaacacaccacactcctcacagacagtcacccggaggaaacccacaaagacacagggagaacacaccacactcctcacagacatctacaccactcgctgcacccgcaaagcactcagcattgtgggagatcacacacactcctcaacctactgccgtctggaaaaaggtatcgaagcattcgagccctcacatccagactccgtaacagcttcttcccacatgctatcagactcctgaacacctagagactgagactggactgaagaagcgcacgcacacaaacacacacacacacaacttcacaaaacactggtctgttggactgaaaatgagtgtactgtttacacatgtcctgtttacatcatggttccatccagttaccgtttacagcacaaatacactttaaattgcccctagtgcacttcTTCTACTACTAGTTCTTAATAGAATCACATACTGAATTTTCAGTCGAATTCAAATATTGACCCCCCACAACTACACTTTTCATTGTTGTTCTAATTGCTCTTATATTTTTTTGaggtttataatttatatttcgTTATTGTGCTCTGAAAACATTGTCCTCGAAACaggaataataattaaacaccTTAGATCTTAAACAACCACGACATGCTTCAACAGTGACCTCTGGAGTAAAGGGAATCATTGGTTAAAGTATTAAACAGAATGATGAATAATGTCAGAAAATGACGTGTGAACTTTGTAAAataatagagagtgtgtgagaagtAAAGGAACGGAGTGTGGCAGCAGTGGCTCGTGTGGCTTTTAAAGTGTGGTGTCTGAAGAGTGAAAGGAGACAGTTAGAAGCATAGAAACAAACAGTATTTAAATACAACTTTGAGCTTGTGACACAATgattttgtttgaaaaatacTTCTCACAAGTTCAAGTTTGGAAATGGGAAATAATGGTTTGCAGCTGTAGAAGTGTTTAAGTGTTCAGTTAAAACATAGCTGTGTCACGTGAACGGAGTGTGTGGAGGAACTGTACGGTTTGTAAATACGGTGCCACGGCGTTCACTCTGGAGCCAGTGGAGAACAGAGCTCTATCTGTGTGAGGCCTGGAGTCTCATATGAACAGAGACTGAAGGAGGAATCGTGCAGTAAATCAACCTCAGAGCGACAGACTCCAGTATtcagttttaaatgtggagGAAACACAGCCATCACTCCATTCATCTGCGACTTTctcaaacagtgtgtgtgtgtgtgtgatgcaatCTGAGCCGTTTCTGTTACACCACAGTCCTTGGGTATTTAGAAAGGTGTGTATAAGTAATTATTATAACTATTATAGGGGTGTAAACGAGAGCGGTGTAATGGAGAGGAGGGGT
This window of the Hoplias malabaricus isolate fHopMal1 chromosome Y, fHopMal1.hap1, whole genome shotgun sequence genome carries:
- the LOC136678898 gene encoding BRI3-binding protein-like, with the protein product MRLLVLVTVMLCVLVAEGGRSRRENSGNSGNSLRRAASTLYNTLSNTLGEDSTRAVHRFFSKTTERFVHGVDSFLETLWKLWTDLLDVMGIDSSNLTQYFSPASVSSSPARALVLVAAVLVLYWVLSLFLGGFFYLLHIIFGRFFWLARVSLFALSCLYILQKFEGDPERAILPLCLVMAVYFMTGPVGAYWRKSGPSSLEEKIDHLDTQIRLLNIRLSRVIDSLERTTDQ